TGCGGCGTTGCAGGTGCCGGCCGCGAACAGCGCAGTGATCGGAGACCAGCTATTCACGGACGTGCTGGGCGGCAAGCTGCTCGGCATGCGCGCGATCCTCGTCAAGCCGATCGGCGGGCGCGAGTTCTTCACGACGCGGCTGATGCGCATGATGGAACGGCCGTTGCTCGCGCGCATGCGGCACCAGATCCACGCGCGTTGACGGCGCGTTTCGCCGTGATCGGCGATCCGGTCGCGCATTCGCTATCGCCGGCCATGTTCGACGCCGCGTTCGTCTCGGCCGGCATCGATGCGACCTACGCAGCGATCGAGGTGCGCGCCGACGAGCTGCCAGAATTCGTCGAGCGCGCACGCCGCGGGGCGTTCGCGGGATTCAACGTGACGACGCCGCTCAAGGATGGGGTGGCCGAGCTGCTCGATGATCTCACCGACGACGCGCAGGCGGCGGGCGCGGTGAACGCCGTGCGCCGCGACGGCGACAGGCTGACCGGCCACAACACCGACGGCGCGGGACTCGTGCGCGGCCTCGCGGAGCTTTGGGGATGGAAGGCCAAAGGCGCGAGCGTGCTGCTCTTGGGCAGCGGCCCGGCGGCGCGCGCGATCGCCATCAAATTGAAGGAAGAGGGCGCCGTGCACGTGGCGTGCTGGTCGCGCAACGATGCGACCGCGCTGGGCATCGGGGCGCCGCCGCGCCGGCCGGCCGATCTCGTGGTATCGACGCTGCCGCCGAGCGCGGTCGTGCCGGATGCGGTGCTCGAGTTCGTGGATCCACGCAGCCTCGTGTTCGATGCCAACTACGGCGCGCAGCGCTTCCCCGTGCCTCCCGGGCTCGGCAGAGCGCGCAGCTGCGGACTGCCGATGCTGCTGCACCAGGGCGCGCTGTCGTTCGAATGGTGGCTGGGAACGCCGGCGCCGCTGGAGGCGATGCGCGCGGCGCTTTCGCGATAGGATGAGCCCGGCCTCAAGCCGGGACTACAACTTCTTCTCGGCGATCGTCTTGGTGGTCGCGATCGGTTTCCACACGTGGAACTTGCCATGGCGCCGGCCGATAGCCGCAAACTCCGCGCGCGCGCGGACGCGCGCATACAGCTCGACGAGCGCGGCCCCGGCGAACCAGTGCGCGCGGCGCCAATCGCGGCGTAAGTACTTGAGCGTCGCCGGCAGAACGTGTCGCGACTTCATCGTCGGAACGGACATGTTGTAATCGCGTTGGACCGAAAGATTGGCGACGATCCAGCGCGTGCGCTGCTCGACGAAGTCTCGCAGATTGCCGGGTCCGCAGTTCTGGAAGAGCGCCTCGGGCGCGTACGCCGCGCGGTAGCCGCGCAGTGCGATCTCGTGTTGAACGGCCGATTCGTCGTTCAACGTCATCGGGTCGAGGCCGTCGATGACATTGCGGAACGCGCAGATCTCGCCCATCTTCGGCTCGATGAGCGACACGTCGTGATGCAGCGTCCACATCAGATTGATGGTAAAGCCGACGAACGTCTCGGGGGTGTTGATGGGCACCGCTCGTGCCCCGACGACGCCGATGCGCGGATCGGCGAACGGGGCCGTAAGCCGTTCGACCATCGACGGATGAAACGCCAGATCCGCGCTGGTGACGATGCAGAGCGGCTGATCCACCATCTTGATGAAGCGATTGATCGCATCGACCTTGCCATGGCGCTCGGACCGTGCGACAAGTTCGATGCGCTGGTCGGCGGCGGCGTGTTCGGTCACGATGTCGCATGTGCGGTCGGTGCAGCCGTCGGCCATCACGATCACGCGGCGGATGCGCGCGTCGACGCTCTGCCGCACCACGCCGTCGAGCAGATGGCCGATGTTGCCCTCTTCGTTGTGCGCCATGATGCCGATGGCGATGTCGGCATCCGGATGGGGCTCGTGCAAGATGTGCGGCATTTGCGCCCCGGCACTTCCGCGCGGCGCGAGCGAAGCCATTTCGCGATGCGGGAGGAAGCCCCAAAAAGCGACTGAATCGGTCGCCGATGGACATACGGCACACGCGATGCCCCGTCTGCGGCAGCGCTGTCGAGCGCGCTTTTCTGCGCCGCAAAGGCGTGCCCGTCCACCAGAATCTGCTGATGGACGATGCGGCATCCGCGCGGGCTGTCGCACGGGGAGACCTGGAACTCGCGGCGTGCGATGCGTGCGGTTTCGTCTTCAACAGCGCGTTCGACCAGGCGAAGATGGCGTACGGCGAACGCTACGAGAACACGCAGGACTGCTCGCCCGCGTTTGCGGCGCACATGGACAAGCTCGCACTGGAGATCGCGCGCGATCTTCCCGCGGGCGCGGCGATCGTGGAGATCGGCTGCGGCAAGGGATCGTTCTTGCGCGCCCTGCTGCGCGCCGCGCCGGGTGCACGCGGGACCGGCTTCGACCCGAGCTACGTCGGACCGGAGACCGATTGCGACGGACGCGCGCGCTTCGAGCGGCGATTCTTCGACGAACATGCGCACGTCGAAAGGGTGGACGCGGTTGTCTGCAGGCACGTGATCGAGCACATCCCCGAACCGGTGAAGTTGCTGGATGGTTTGCGCCGCATGCCCATCACACGGATGTATTTCGAAACGCCGTGCGTGAACTGGATCCTGCGCAACCGTGTGATCTGGGATGTCTTCTACGAGCACTGCTCGTACTTCAGTCCCGGCTCGCTGACGACGGCCTTCGAACGGGCCGGCTTTACGACGACGCGGGTACGCCACGTGTTTGCCGGGCAGTATCTCTGGGCGGAAGCCGGAGCCGCGCGCGCACCTGCCTCGGCGCCGGCGAGCGGCCGCGCCGGAGAGACGCCCGCGCTGGCCCGCGCGTTCGGTGGCGCGTATGACGGACTGGTCGACGATTGGCAGCAGCGCATCGCCGCGCTCGGCGCGCGCGGGAAGATAGCCGCATGGGGCGCGGGCGCCAAAGGGGTCACGCTGGCCAACGTCGTCGACCCGGCGCGCACGCTGCTCGAATGCATCATCGATCTCAATCCCGGCAAGCAGGGACGGTTCGTACCCGGCACGGGCCATCCGATCGTGTCGCCGCAGGATGCGGTCGCCCGCGGCGTGCGCACGGCGCTGCTCATGAATCCGAACTACCGGCAGGAGAACGAGGCGTTGGTGCGCGCTGCGGCACTGCCGATCGAGCTTCAGGCGTGAACACGCTCGCGATCACCGGACCCACGTCGTTCGTCGGCCGCCACGTGCTGAGCGCGCTCGCCGACGAGCCTTACGACGTCCTCGCGGTGTGCAGGCATCCGGACGCGACGCTTGCTCCGCACGCGCGCTGGCTGGCGCTCGACCTGCTGGACGACGATGCGGTCGGTGCGCTCTTCGCGGCGGAGAAACCCGCGCATCTGTTGCATCTCGCGTGGTGCGCAGGCAGCCCGCACTATCGGACCGATCCGGCGAACCTGGCATGGGCGCGCACAAGCGGCGTCATCGGGGACGCGTTCTTCGCGCACGGCGGGCGGCGGGCGGTTTTGGCCGGAACCTCGGCCGAGCACCAGGCCGCCGGTGCGCGTTCGTTGTATGCGGAGAGCAAGGCGCAGGCGGCGCAGGCGATGAGCGCACACGCTCGCTCGCGAGAGCGCCGCTTCGCGTGGGGGAGGATTTTCGTGCCCTACGGTCCCTTCGATGCGGCTTTTCGACTCGTGCCGTCCCTCATCGATGCGTTGCTCGGCGGGCGCGTGGCGCGTTGCTCGCCGGGGACGCAGGTGCGCGACTTCGTCCACGTGGCTGACGTCGCGAACGCCTTCGTCCGATTGCTCGAGAGCGAACGCGACGGACCGGTCGACATCGGCACCGGTCGCGGCGTGAGCGTGCACGGCGCGGCGCAGGAGATCGGCCGGCAGATCGGGCGCCCCGATCTATTGCGATTCGACGGTCCTGAGCCGACCGGGTCGGAGCCGCGCGTCCTCGTCGCGCAGCCCGCCGAGCTGCAAGCGCTCGGATGGCGAGCGCGCCATATCGAGACAGGATTCGCCGAGACGATCGCCTGGCACCGAACGAGGACGCCTGAGTGAAGGCGGTGATCCTGGCGGGGGGATTCGGGACTCGCATCAGCGAGGAGACGCAGACGCGCCCCAAGCCGATGGTGGAGATCGGCGGCAAGCCGGTGTTGTGGCACATCATGAAGAGCTATGCGTTCCACGGCATCAACGACTTCATCATCTGCTGCGGCTACAAAGGATACCTCATCAAGGAATATTTCGCCAACTACGCGCTGCACCAGTCCGATGTCACGTTCGACATGCGGCGGCGCGACGTCATCATCCATCAGAGCAGCGCAGAGCCCTGGTCGGTCACCCTCGTCGACACGGGTGAAGAGACGGCGACCGGCGGCCGGCTGCGCCGCGTGGCGGGCTATCTCGACGGCGAAGACTTCTGTTTCACCTACGGCGACGGCGTGAGCGACGTCGATATCGGCGCGCTCATCACATTTCATCGCGAGCGCGGCACGCTCGCGACGGTCACCGCGGTGCACCCGCCCGGCCGCTTCGGCGTCCTGACGATGACGCGCGACAAGATCACCGCGTTCGCCGAGAAGTCCGAAGCCGATGCGGGTTGGATCAACGGCGGCTACTTCGTTCTCTCGCCCAAGGCCATCGAGTACGTCGCAAGCGACGACACGGCGTGGGAGCGAGAGCCGATGGAGCGGCTCGCGCGCGACGGGCAGCTGTCCGCGTTCACCCACACCGGCTTCTGGCAGCCGCTCGACACGCTGCGCGACCGCAACCTGCTCAACGATCTATGGAAGAAGGGCGAGGCCCCGTGGAAGAAATG
This genomic stretch from Candidatus Eremiobacteraceae bacterium harbors:
- the rfbF gene encoding glucose-1-phosphate cytidylyltransferase; amino-acid sequence: MKAVILAGGFGTRISEETQTRPKPMVEIGGKPVLWHIMKSYAFHGINDFIICCGYKGYLIKEYFANYALHQSDVTFDMRRRDVIIHQSSAEPWSVTLVDTGEETATGGRLRRVAGYLDGEDFCFTYGDGVSDVDIGALITFHRERGTLATVTAVHPPGRFGVLTMTRDKITAFAEKSEADAGWINGGYFVLSPKAIEYVASDDTAWEREPMERLARDGQLSAFTHTGFWQPLDTLRDRNLLNDLWKKGEAPWKKWP
- a CDS encoding class I SAM-dependent methyltransferase, with product MDIRHTRCPVCGSAVERAFLRRKGVPVHQNLLMDDAASARAVARGDLELAACDACGFVFNSAFDQAKMAYGERYENTQDCSPAFAAHMDKLALEIARDLPAGAAIVEIGCGKGSFLRALLRAAPGARGTGFDPSYVGPETDCDGRARFERRFFDEHAHVERVDAVVCRHVIEHIPEPVKLLDGLRRMPITRMYFETPCVNWILRNRVIWDVFYEHCSYFSPGSLTTAFERAGFTTTRVRHVFAGQYLWAEAGAARAPASAPASGRAGETPALARAFGGAYDGLVDDWQQRIAALGARGKIAAWGAGAKGVTLANVVDPARTLLECIIDLNPGKQGRFVPGTGHPIVSPQDAVARGVRTALLMNPNYRQENEALVRAAALPIELQA
- a CDS encoding shikimate dehydrogenase, whose protein sequence is MTARFAVIGDPVAHSLSPAMFDAAFVSAGIDATYAAIEVRADELPEFVERARRGAFAGFNVTTPLKDGVAELLDDLTDDAQAAGAVNAVRRDGDRLTGHNTDGAGLVRGLAELWGWKAKGASVLLLGSGPAARAIAIKLKEEGAVHVACWSRNDATALGIGAPPRRPADLVVSTLPPSAVVPDAVLEFVDPRSLVFDANYGAQRFPVPPGLGRARSCGLPMLLHQGALSFEWWLGTPAPLEAMRAALSR
- a CDS encoding NAD(P)-dependent oxidoreductase, giving the protein MNTLAITGPTSFVGRHVLSALADEPYDVLAVCRHPDATLAPHARWLALDLLDDDAVGALFAAEKPAHLLHLAWCAGSPHYRTDPANLAWARTSGVIGDAFFAHGGRRAVLAGTSAEHQAAGARSLYAESKAQAAQAMSAHARSRERRFAWGRIFVPYGPFDAAFRLVPSLIDALLGGRVARCSPGTQVRDFVHVADVANAFVRLLESERDGPVDIGTGRGVSVHGAAQEIGRQIGRPDLLRFDGPEPTGSEPRVLVAQPAELQALGWRARHIETGFAETIAWHRTRTPE
- a CDS encoding glycosyltransferase; translation: MPHILHEPHPDADIAIGIMAHNEEGNIGHLLDGVVRQSVDARIRRVIVMADGCTDRTCDIVTEHAAADQRIELVARSERHGKVDAINRFIKMVDQPLCIVTSADLAFHPSMVERLTAPFADPRIGVVGARAVPINTPETFVGFTINLMWTLHHDVSLIEPKMGEICAFRNVIDGLDPMTLNDESAVQHEIALRGYRAAYAPEALFQNCGPGNLRDFVEQRTRWIVANLSVQRDYNMSVPTMKSRHVLPATLKYLRRDWRRAHWFAGAALVELYARVRARAEFAAIGRRHGKFHVWKPIATTKTIAEKKL